The sequence TATGAAGCATGAGTGGATGGGGTGGAATTGTGACATGCCATGGTCTAAAATGCCAGTATATGTAGACAAAATCCAGTTCCACATTTCACTTACATCTGTTATCTTCGTggatcttagggtatgtctacactaaggaataaggtcgaatttatagaagtcgtttttttagaaatcggtatTATATAGTTGAGGGTGTGTGTCccaacagaaaatgctctaagtgcattaagtgcattaactcggcggagtgcttacacagtaccgaggctagagtcgacttccggagtgttgcactgtggatagctatcccacagttcccgcagtctccgctgcccattggaattctgggttgagatcccaatgcctgatggggctaaaacattgtcgcgggtggttctgggtacatattgtcaggccccccttccctccctccttccgtgaaagcaagggcaaacaatcgtttcgcgacttttttcctgagttacctgtgcagacgccataccacggcaagcatagagcccgctcaggtaaccgtcaccgtatgtctcctgagtgctggcagacgcggtacagcattgctgcacagtagcagcaacctattgccttctggcagcagacggtgcaatacgactggtagccatcctcgtcatgtccgaggtgctcctggccacgtcggctgggagtgcctgggcagacatgggcgcagggactaaatttggagtgacttgaccaggtcattctctttagtcctgcagtcagtcctattgaaccgtcttatggtgaagcaggcaggcgatatggattgctagcagtcgtattgtaccatcttctgccgggcaggcaagagatgtggatggcatgcagtccttctgcaccgtctgctgccagccaaagatgtaaaagatagatggagtggatcaaaacaagaaatagaccagatttgttttgtactcatttgcctccccccccatctaggggactcattcctctaggtcacactgcagtcactcacagagaaggtgcagcgaggtaaatctagccatgtatccatcagaggccaggctaacctccttgttccaataagaacaataacttaggtgcaccatttcttattggaaccatccgtgaagtcctgcctgaaatactccttgatgtaaagccaccccctttgttgattttagctccctgaagccaaccctgtaagccgtgtcgtcagtcgcccctccctccgtcagagcaacggcagacaatcattccgcgccttttttctgtgcggacgccataccaaggcaagcatggaggccgctcagctcactttggcaattaggagcacattaaacaccacacgcattatccagcagtatatgcagcaccagaacctggcaaagcgataccgggcaaggaggcgacgtcagcgcggtcacgtgagcgatcaggacatggacacagatttctctgaaagcatgggtcctgccaatgcatgcatcatggtgctaatggggcaggttcatgctgtgaaCGCCGactctgggctcgggaaacaagcacagactggtgggaccgcatagtgttgcaggtctgggacaattcccagtggctgcgaaactttcgcatgcgtaagggcactttcatggaactttgtgacttgctttcccctgccctgaggcgcatgaataccaagatgagagcagccctcacagttgagaagcgagtggcgatagccctgtggaagcttgcaacgccagacagctaccggtcagtagggaatcaatttggagtgggcaaatctactgtgggggctgctgtgatacaagtagcccacgcaatcaaagatctgctgatatcaagggtagtgaccctgggaaatgtgcaggtcatagtggatggctttgctgcaatgggattccctaactgtggtggggccatagacggaacccatatccgtatcttggcaccggagcaccaagccgccgagtacataaaccgcaagggatacttttcaatagtgctgcaagctctggtggatcacaagggacgtttcaccaacatcaacgtgggatggctgggaaaggtgcatgacgctcacatcttcaggaactctggtctgtttcaaaagctgcaggaagggactttattcccagaccagaaaataactgttggggatgttgaaatgcctatatgtatccttggggacccagcctaccccttaatgccatggctcatgaagccgtacacaggcagcctggacagtagtcaggagctgttcaactacaggctgagcaagtgcagaatggtggtagaatgtgcatttggacgtttaaaggcgcgctggcgcagtttactgactcgcttagacctcagcgaaaccagtattcccactgttattactgcttgctgtgtgctccacaatatctgcgagagtaagggggaagacgtttatggaggggtgggagattgaggcaaatcgcctggctgctggttacgtgcagccagacaccagggcggttagaagagcacaggagggcgcagtacacatcagagcagctttgaaaaccagtttcatgactggccaggctacggtgtgaaagttttgtttgttcctccttgatgaaaccccccgccccttggttcactctacttccctgtaagctaaccaccctcccctcctcccttcgatcactacttgcagaagcaataaagtcattgttgcttcacattcatgcattctttattcattcatcacacaaatagggggatgactaccaaggtagcccaggaggagtggtagaggagggaaggaaaatgtcacacagcactttaaaagtttacaactttaaaatttattcaatgccagccttcttttttttgggcaatcctctgtggcgaagtggctggttggccggtggccccccccactgcgttcttgggcgtctgggtgtggaggctatggaacttggggaggaggacggttggttacacaggggctgtagtggcagtctgctccagctgcctttgctgcagctcaaccatacactggagcatactggtttggtcctccagcagcctcagcattgaatcctgcctcctctcatcacgctgccgccacatttgagcttcagccctgtcttcagcctgccacttactctcttcagcccgccacctctcctcccggtcattttgtgatttcctgcactctgacattatttgcctccacgcattcgtctgtgctctgtcagtgtgggaggacagcatgagctcggagaacatttcatctcgagtgtgtttttttttctttctaagcttcactagcctctgggaaggagaagatcctgtgatcattgaaacacatacagctggtggagaaaaaaaaagggacagcggtatttaaaaagacacattttataaaacagtggctacactctttcagggtaaaccttgctgttaacattacatacatagcacatgtgctttcgttacaaggtcgcattttgcctccccacactgcgtggctcccccctccctgtggctaacagtggggaacatttctgtttagccacaggcaaacagcccagcaggaatgggctcctttGAGTGtctcctgaagaaaagcactctatttcaaccaggtgaccatgaattatatctcacgcTCCTGAGGATAactcagagagataaagaacggctgttgtttgaacgccagcaaacatacactgcaatgctttgttgtacaatgattcccgagtacgtgttactggcttggagtggtaaagtgtcctactatgaaGGACGCAAgaaggctgccctctccagaaaccttttgcaaaggctttgggagtacatccaggagagccgcgaatgccagggcaaagtaatcctttcacatgcttgcttttaaaccatgtatagtattttcaaaggtacactcaccggaggtcccttctccgcctgctgggtccaggaggcagccttgggtgggttcggggggtactggctccaggtccagggtgagaaacagttcctggctgtcgggaaaactggtttctccgcttgcttgctgtgagctatcttcttcatccccaaaacctgcttccatattgcctccatctccattgaaggagtcaaacaacacggctggggtagtggtggctgaaccccctaaaatggcatgcagctcatcatagaagtggcatgtttggggctctgacccagagcggccgttcgcctctctggttttctggtaggcttgcctcagctccttcagtttcacgcggcactgcttcgggtccctgttatggcctctgtccttcatgccctgggagattttgacaaaggttttggcatttcgaaaaccggaacggagttctgatagcacggattcctctccccatacagcaatcagatccggtacctcccgttcggtccatgctggagctcttttgcgattctgggactccatcatggtcacctctgctgatgagctgtgcatggtcacctgcagcttgccacactggccaaacaggaaatgagattcaaaagttcgcggttcttttcctatctacctggccagtgcatctgagttgagagtgctgtccagagcggtcacaatggagcactctgggatagctcccggaggccaataccgtcgaattgtgtccacagtaccccaaattcgagctggcaaggccaatttaagcgctaatccacttgtcaggggtggagtaaggaaatcgattttaagagccctttaagtcgaaataaagggcttcattgtgtggacaggtgcagatTTACATctatttaatgctgctaaattcgacctaaagtcctagtgtagaccagggcttaatgtATGGCTGAGATCAGCAACTGAATGAAAAACAGCTGACTAAAGCTGAACACAGGCAAGACAGAGACAAATTTAGGGTctgtgtagaccagtggttctcaatccaCAGCctgctgtggcccatgtgacatcctcagggccacacagatagtatatatatattgtgtggatgcagtgaAGGAGGACACGATTCCGACTCACGACATGCAGGGGTAAGGAAGAACTGGAGAGGCATTGACCCACACTACCTTTTATGCCCTCAGGCAGGAACACAAGGGGAGCTAATATGCATGTGTGGGTCAACGgacactgctttgaagaatttcCGGACTCCAGCACATGGCGTGCCTGTggacccatgtgtggaatacacacagggaccatCATTTGAAGAACAACAATACAGTAACAAGGTAACTGCCACTGGTAAAAACTTATGCCTAAAGATGACCTGAATGatttaaaaaagggagaaaatgatGTTATGGAGACTGGAGAACTACTGAAATGACATCACAAGAATATAGAACAAACGCTGAGCAATAGGTGGTTAGGAATTTTTTAAGCCATATGGTTTTATAAACACCTAATCAATCACTTAAATTAGataacatttcagaaaaaaatgtctATGTTAAAGATTCTACACCCGACAGAGTAGTACCATCTTTCAGGCCTTCGTACATaaaataagaaggaaaaaagGGCACAATCACAACTTGTAAAAAACATCTTTTCAAGTAATCTTTAAGATTTAGAGGAACTACATGGCAATTAAAGAGTTAAGTTGCAATGAAGAAAACCTCTCATAGGAGGACCAAGCCCTTGTCCCTACTTGGGAATAGCCCCAGTAGAACAATCAGTGGCAAGCAATCAATGTCGTTATGTGGATGCTTCTCCCTAATTATAAATAAGGACAAGACTTTGTTTTTGCCTGCCAAGTTTCCACTCCTCTCACCTACTTCATTCTTCTGAGCAAGCAGCATATcgaaatttataaaaataaaataagtaggCAGAATGAAGGGGCAGTCCACTACACAAGACAAAGGTGGAAGGTTTAATATTAGACCTACCAGCCTTCATATAACCCCTTAATGAAAAGGCCAAAGAATAAATTAGAAGGGAATGTGACAATAGAGAAAAAATTATATACATTGAGTCatgcaaaaggaaacaaaaattgaGAAGGAAAATTTAAACTGTTTATCTGTATGTTATACTGATGTGACATGCTCTGTGGAAGATAAATCCCAATAGATTTATTGCTATTCATAGACTGATGCCACCTACAGTGATTCTGTcagtctttaaataaaaaaataaaaaggtaaaataatgaGAAACTACTGCCTAGGCTGGCAATATTGACGACAACATATGGTAAATTTTATGAAATGGTAAAGAACCCTTCCCTGCCTGGTTAAGATTTCACTAAATCTTTCGCAATCTCAACATTTGAAATAGTTAAAATGACCTGGTCCTAATTAGTTCTCTCTCATGTTTCACTTTGCCATACCAATAGTACATTCACTGGTTTTAGAAACAAAGAACACAGTTCTCAAATGTATGAATTTAACCTTGATCTTACATGAAAGGAGGAGCGGATCAGAACCACCATACCCTGCTACATTTTATTGCTAATCCCTTGGAACACTATTAGCCACTTTTCAAGGGATTTCACTTTATACTGTCTATAAAATGCTGAAAATAAAACTGAACTGCTGACCTTCTGTtccccaataaaaaaaaaaatcatatactCTATTCACTTTTTGTGTTCTAAGTAGAAAAGATGCAGATATTTTAGAGTTTGATCAGAAGGGTAAAGTGAGCatctctgaaaagaaaaaaaatattctgccctcttctttttcttcaaaGAAACCGACTGGATTAGTGGGATTAAGTGATCTTTATCAATCTTATGTGTTAGGTATATAAATATTCCATAAAATTTAATGAATTCTAGAATGCTACAGCAACAttacagacaacctgtggaaatTTGCTTTCACACAAATTTTACCTTTTTTGGTTCACAGAAGTATTATTCAttgttttaaatcaagactgtcTCAATTTGTTACATTTTTCAACTACTGTTACTTAAAATATTCAGAATATTTCTGTTCCTTTAGAATTTGCAGTAAGTCACTCAGAGTTGAATTCTATACCCTTTTTTGAAGAGGGGGGGAACAAATTCTGCACAGTTTGTTCATTAAGTTTCAAAGCAAAACTGCACCTCTGACTTATGCCTCATTTATACCTGAACTTCACATAGCTGCTTGGCAAATCTCTGAGACTGGGACACCCCATAGAGAGGCATCAGAGGCTATCTGAGGTCTAGTGGAATTTGTGCTAATCCAGGTAGGCGGATCTAAGTGGGCCACCACGTGACTAATCTTAATACAGTCTGAGACAGTATTTAGGCAGACTGAGGGAAGATAGGTTGCCCTTTCATTCTGCTGGCAAACATTAGGAACAGTCTAGGAGAATTCTTAAATAGGTTCATTCTGTAAGGTAGTATGAGAGACAGCTAACAGTGTCCATGGTATGAAGTTCTGGTTCTCCCATAGCAGTGAAAGGTTTGGACAAGATGACAGGTAGGTGAATCAACTGATTAAGATTAACACCAGAAACCATTTTAGGCAGTAACCTCTGGTGAGGTCTCAGTCACTTTGTCCTAAAATAATGATTCCTATTTTTACATAGTGTTTTCCATAAGTAGATCTCTGAGAGCTTCTCAGTCtttcagtgtatttatcctcacaacacacttAAAACACACAATtgctacccccattttacagattgaaacggaggcacagagaggctaagaaaCTAGCTCAGGTCACACAAAGTCCACGGTGGAccaaggaactgaacccagatctcccacatcctaagtcaatgccttaaccactggaacaTCTGCCCTTTTCTTTGAAATCAGAACCTTCAGCTTCCTGGGAAAAGATCTTACCTCTACATCAACCATCTACCTCTTATAGCAGGGATAGCCAAACTTACCTGACCCTCTAAGctacatatgacaatcttcagaagttcgagaacCGGGGAACACCTGCTGGGAGCCACGGGTTGGAGCTTcacccccactcctgctgaaccccgagccctggcaggtgtgcccCACAGGGCCAAATCCCCAagacccccccccatccctgctgggAAGAGGCCCCTATCACAACACCCTGCTGCAAATCAGAGGTCCTCAGATCCGCTCCTCCCCCTAAGTcgggtaggtggagaatgggggcgggggccctGAGGGGGACTCTACAAGccgcactttaatggtaaaagagccacCTAGTTTGGCCACTCCTGTTTTATAGAGTACTGTGTAGGAAAATTCTGTCATAATGGCTTGAATCTCTTTCATTCTTCTGGCAGAGGTAATGGCTGCTACAAAGGTGTTTTTCACAGACAAGTGAAAAGAACAGGATGCCAATGGTTCAAAGAGAACCATCAAATCTGTTAAAACAATGTTGAGATCCCAGGAGGATGGGATGGCTCACGGGCAAAAAAGTATGAATAAGCCCCTTGAGAAACCTGGCCATGGACGGATGGGCGAAGACAGTGTGACCTTCTACTGGAGGGTGATGAGTGGAGATGGCTACCAGGTATATTCTAATGGAACTACCAGAGAGCCCTAAGTGCTTTAAGGAAATCAGGTAGTCAAGGATGGCAGCAAGTAGAGCTTCCTTGATTTTCCACACACCAGGGAACTTCTTACATTTAGCAGCACAGGAGAAGCTTGTGTAATCCTTCCAGCTGCAAGCTAGAATGTTTTCAACTGCCAAGAAGCAGGACCTATCAGCAGATGTCAGCCAGACAGCATCCAAGCATGAGACAGAGAGAAGTAGGTTCCAGATGCAGGAACTGTATTTCCTATTGCGCGATCATGTCGGAAACATTGGGAGCGTGATCAGAGACCATATTGACAAGTTCATGAGGCCGGAGTACCAGAACTGCCCTGTTTGTTGGTGTGGTACATCACTATGGTGTTGTCAGCGAGTATTGGTACTGTGGTAGACTTGCAGCACCAGCAgccacaggtggtaagaaggaactggagagtgGTTGTGGCTGTCCTACCCTTTATGTCCTTGGCACGTAGGATGTAGGTACAGCACCAACAGATGCTTCTATTCAGAAAGATTCCAGTCTCACACAtatggggtgctggaacaatttgtatagtgcaggtgctgagagccattgaacaaactgtaaaccctgcatatgatggaaaccacttcaagccaaggggtgtggtagcatccctagttccagcaaaTATGCCTATGGGGACATGAACACCAGATGTGGAATGTACATGGGCAACTGCTTGAAGAACCaatcctttttcttttactttaaatAGACTATTGTCTTTAGttactttcatttaaattaaattatatattaAGCACAGTACATCTTCTCAGCTGGATAGTTTCTTATTGCATAAAATTTGTATTACTCACAGGAGAGTAAATTATAAGTTACTACAGCAGAGTAAATTATAAGTTACTACAGGAACTTAACAAaacaattatttcttttttattgaTATCTTTAAGGCAGTAGATTCTGAACTATTGAATCCATCATAAATAAAATTACAccagtaaatatttaaaataagctAACTCATCACCTTGAGGAGtgtatattaattttatttattttgctataaGATATGTACTgaacaaaaacatattttaactCCCTAGCCAGCAAGTAGGGGGATTTGTATGGATTATAGTTAGGCATAATATTTTCAGCATACATTTGATGGTGTTGGATCATTTCAATCCATGAACTGTCTGACTTAAACAAGTTTGATGTTATTGTACAGACATAATACATATACAACTAACCACTCTGCTcagttttatataaaataaaaatgtgtagtACTGAACAGagaaaatacttcaattttttttagaTAGATTATGTTATAGCAAGTAGCCAAACTACTTTAAACAAAATGAAGCTACACGCACAAAAGCAAATAGCATGGTCTGCCATTAAAAAGCCAACATTTACAGTTACCATATCAAAGCACCTGAGATACTTCAGTACTTCCCTAAACTTAGAATAAGAAATGGCTGCAGTATGTCTACTATTGTGCGGTAGCAGCTTggctttttaatggt is a genomic window of Lepidochelys kempii isolate rLepKem1 chromosome 1, rLepKem1.hap2, whole genome shotgun sequence containing:
- the LOC140914186 gene encoding uncharacterized protein; this encodes MHSSSAEVTMMESQNRKRAPAWTEREVPDLIAVWGEESVLSELRSGFRNAKTFVKISQGMKDRGHNRDPKQCRVKLKELRQAYQKTREANGRSGSEPQTCHFYDELHAILGGSATTTPAVLFDSFNGDGGNMEAGFGDEEDSSQQASGETSFPDSQELFLTLDLEPVPPEPTQGCLLDPAGGEGTSAVCVSMITGSSPSQRLVKLRKKKKHTRDEMFSELMLSSHTDRAQTNAWRQIMSECRKSQNDREERWRAEESKWQAEDRAEAQMWRQRDERRQDSMLRLLEDQTSMLQCMVELQQRQLEQTATTAPV